The Montipora capricornis isolate CH-2021 chromosome 3, ASM3666992v2, whole genome shotgun sequence genome window below encodes:
- the LOC138040600 gene encoding uncharacterized protein — MNTQQSDDDYLDLLNTVQRHTRCSTNYCLRKKQNETNVKCRFNFPFQPCTSTKLEFEPIHTKDGSPKYKAEVITKRNDTRLNNHQRLQLQGWRANCDIQVVIDYHACVEYLAKYASKGEPRSPVLKQAFNSIMHSCKNNSNPTKLIKKVIMKSLSQRDFSAQETMHHLMSLKLVSSSFNVVPISLNASRRINTNSFDCALAINESLLDVYANSEKYAQTDPNIVMLNFVTFASKYKLVNLTSQPQNNVPRVFPIFSSNPKGPNFGLYCKYQLLRYKPWQTTQENAWGDQPGSD, encoded by the coding sequence ATGAACACTCAACAATCTGATGATGATTATTTAGACTTACTGAATACAGTACAAAGGCACACTCGTTGCAGTACCAATTATTGTCTTAGAAAGAAACAGAATGAAACAAATGTTAAGTGCAGATTTAACTTTCCATTTCAACCTTGCACTAGTACAAAACTAGAATTTGAACCAATTCATACAAAAGATGGAAGTCCCAAATACAAGGCCGAAGTAATAACAAAGCGCAATGATACTAGGCTAAATAACCATCAGCGCCTCCAACTGCAAGGCTGGAGGGCAAACTGTGACATTCAGGTGGTAATTGATTACCATGCATGTGTTGAATACCTTGCCAAATATGCATCTAAAGGAGAACCAAGGTCACCAGTATTAAAACAGGCATTCAATTCTATAATGCACTCTTGCAAAAACAACAGTAACCCTACAAAACTCATTAAGAAAGTGATCATGAAGTCACTTAGTCAACGTGATTTTTCTGCACAAGAGACAATGCATCATCTTATGTCACTTAAACTGGTAAGCTCATCCTTTAATGTGGTACCAATCAGTTTAAATGCTTCTCGCAGAATCAATACTAATTCTTTTGATTGCGCTCTTGCCATAAATGAATCGCTGCTGGATGTTTATGCAAACAGTGAAAAATATGCCCAAACCGATCCAAATATAGTCATGTtaaattttgtaacttttgccTCCAAATACAAACTTGTCAACCTAACAAGTCAACCACAAAACAATGTACCAAGAGTTTTCCCTATTTTTTCTTCCAATCCAAAGGGCCCAAATTTTGGCCTTTATTGTAAATATCAGTTGCTTAGATACAAACCTTGGCAGACTACACAGGAAAATGCTTGGGGTGATCAACCAGGTTCTGATTGA